The following are encoded together in the Thermococcus sibiricus MM 739 genome:
- a CDS encoding aspartate kinase, whose protein sequence is MEKLRVVKFGGSSVKNSFWSALKLVEYLLEGSKLVVVVSALKGVTEKLIQLSEQSDLGIFESIILEHSKMANRLGVDIEPILSDLEKAITKRRHDLAWRDYILSFGEKLSAALFAKALENEGVPALSLDATEVLMLRGSFGNAKIDFSASLPHVQKLGELTEKVVPVVTGFIGNLNGRTATLGRGGSDYTASALGAMLKAKAVLIMSDVEGIYTADPRLVPEARLFHFISRDRAMLAARLGMKALHPEALKPLQGIPLILGKTEDWNMGTLVSEFGEEWPIVVHRVEGKIARIAVVGVKKLPGWKGRRGRGYFSLTIEKEELVPALREIHEVVFDESTSSCDYS, encoded by the coding sequence ATGGAGAAACTCAGAGTAGTAAAGTTTGGAGGAAGCTCAGTGAAGAACTCGTTTTGGAGCGCATTGAAGTTAGTTGAATATCTCCTAGAGGGAAGCAAGCTTGTAGTTGTCGTTTCTGCTCTTAAGGGTGTCACAGAGAAGTTGATACAGCTTTCAGAGCAGTCCGATTTGGGTATCTTTGAAAGCATCATTCTAGAACATTCAAAAATGGCTAACAGGCTTGGGGTGGATATAGAGCCGATTCTAAGCGACCTAGAGAAGGCAATTACCAAGCGTCGCCATGACCTTGCATGGAGAGACTATATTCTTTCCTTCGGAGAAAAGCTCTCAGCAGCCCTCTTTGCAAAAGCCTTAGAGAATGAGGGGGTTCCAGCACTTTCTCTGGATGCTACTGAGGTTTTGATGCTTCGTGGAAGCTTCGGAAATGCGAAAATTGATTTTTCAGCAAGCCTACCTCACGTTCAAAAACTGGGAGAACTAACAGAGAAGGTAGTTCCAGTTGTTACTGGATTCATAGGTAACCTTAACGGAAGAACCGCAACGCTTGGCAGGGGTGGAAGTGACTATACTGCTTCTGCTCTAGGGGCGATGCTTAAAGCGAAGGCCGTGCTGATAATGAGTGATGTGGAGGGTATTTACACTGCCGATCCGAGACTTGTACCTGAGGCAAGACTCTTTCACTTCATATCAAGAGACAGAGCCATGCTGGCGGCAAGGCTTGGCATGAAGGCTCTCCACCCGGAAGCCCTCAAGCCGCTCCAAGGAATCCCCTTGATACTCGGAAAGACTGAAGACTGGAACATGGGGACCCTTGTCTCTGAATTCGGGGAGGAGTGGCCGATAGTTGTTCACCGTGTCGAAGGGAAGATTGCTAGGATAGCAGTTGTCGGTGTGAAGAAACTTCCAGGTTGGAAAGGCAGAAGAGGAAGGGGGTACTTCTCACTCACCATCGAGAAGGAGGAGCTTGTTCCCGCCCTTAGAGAAATCCATGAGGTGGTCTTTGATGAAAGTACGAGTTCATGCGACTATAGCTAA
- the rqcH gene encoding ribosome rescue protein RqcH, producing the protein MKQEMSSVDIKYIVEELKTLEGARVDKIYQDKNRVRIKLHTTGEGRNDLIIEAGKRIHLTTYIKEAPQHPSSFTMLLRKYLSGSRVEKIEQHDFDRIVKLKIGNYTLIAELFQKGNIILVDENNVIISAMRYEEFKDRTIKPQHVYLLPPARENPVDILWENFRELISSQDVEIVRALARKLNMGGLYAEEILLRAGIEKTKRANALDENELKVIFEKIKEVFNAPKKANIIYKNDNPIDVVPIELKWYESYKKKFFTTFSEALDEYFGKILLESAKIERTKKLQNKKRQLEATLRKQEEMINGFKNQIQENQEIGDLIYTNFAFIENLLKELSKAVEKLGWKEFKERVENGKKSGNKIAQIIKNIDAKEKAVTIELDGKKVKLYLNKSVGENAEIYYEKAKKAKHKLEGAQKAHKETLKKIKEIEKLIEEEEKKELSVRKLEKRKKKWFEKFRWFLSSEGFLIIAGKDATTNEIVVKRYMSENDLYCHADIYGAPHVVIKDGKKAGEKTLFEACQFAVSMSRAWKEGLYSGDAYWTDPNQVTKKAPSGEYLGKGAFMVYGKRNWMHGLPVKLAVGIVQYEEEKLPMCGPVEAVKAHTDKYIIIRPGRMKKSEFAKKLAKILERCGYKVDLDELMQILPPGNSEIVEVIE; encoded by the coding sequence ATGAAACAAGAAATGAGCAGTGTCGACATAAAGTACATAGTGGAGGAGCTAAAAACCTTGGAAGGTGCTAGAGTCGATAAAATATACCAAGACAAGAACCGAGTTAGAATTAAACTACATACAACGGGAGAGGGGAGAAACGATTTAATCATAGAAGCCGGTAAAAGGATTCATTTAACTACTTACATAAAAGAAGCTCCCCAGCATCCATCTTCATTCACAATGCTGCTCAGAAAGTATTTAAGCGGATCACGAGTGGAAAAAATAGAACAACACGATTTTGATAGAATTGTAAAGCTAAAAATTGGCAACTATACTTTAATTGCAGAACTTTTCCAGAAAGGGAATATAATATTAGTTGATGAAAACAACGTGATAATCTCTGCCATGAGATATGAAGAGTTTAAAGACAGAACAATAAAACCACAACACGTGTACCTACTCCCGCCTGCAAGAGAGAATCCAGTTGACATCTTATGGGAAAACTTTAGGGAACTTATTTCCTCTCAAGATGTGGAGATAGTAAGAGCACTAGCAAGAAAACTCAATATGGGCGGACTATATGCAGAAGAAATCCTCTTAAGGGCCGGAATAGAGAAAACAAAACGAGCCAATGCTCTTGATGAAAATGAGCTTAAAGTTATATTTGAAAAAATAAAAGAGGTCTTCAATGCCCCTAAAAAGGCCAATATCATATACAAAAACGACAATCCTATAGACGTCGTACCTATCGAGCTTAAATGGTATGAAAGTTATAAGAAAAAATTCTTCACTACCTTTAGTGAGGCACTTGATGAATATTTTGGAAAGATTCTTCTTGAGAGTGCAAAGATAGAAAGAACAAAGAAACTTCAGAATAAGAAAAGACAACTCGAAGCCACTCTTAGAAAACAAGAAGAGATGATAAACGGATTTAAGAACCAAATACAAGAAAATCAAGAAATTGGAGACTTGATATATACCAACTTCGCCTTTATTGAGAATCTACTGAAAGAGCTTTCAAAGGCTGTAGAAAAACTTGGATGGAAAGAATTCAAAGAGAGAGTAGAAAATGGCAAAAAATCTGGGAATAAAATTGCTCAGATAATCAAAAACATAGACGCTAAAGAGAAGGCAGTCACAATTGAACTTGATGGAAAAAAAGTAAAACTCTATTTAAACAAAAGTGTTGGAGAAAATGCAGAAATCTACTATGAAAAAGCCAAAAAAGCAAAACATAAACTCGAAGGGGCCCAAAAAGCCCATAAAGAAACACTAAAGAAAATCAAGGAAATAGAAAAACTAATAGAAGAGGAGGAGAAAAAAGAGCTTAGCGTGAGGAAGCTCGAAAAAAGAAAGAAGAAGTGGTTTGAAAAGTTTAGGTGGTTCTTAAGTAGTGAAGGATTCTTAATAATAGCTGGAAAGGATGCCACAACGAATGAAATTGTAGTTAAAAGATATATGAGTGAAAACGACCTCTATTGTCATGCTGATATTTATGGTGCCCCCCATGTAGTAATAAAAGATGGTAAAAAAGCTGGAGAAAAGACACTATTTGAAGCCTGTCAGTTCGCCGTTTCAATGTCAAGAGCTTGGAAAGAGGGATTATACTCCGGAGATGCTTACTGGACAGACCCCAACCAAGTTACAAAAAAAGCCCCAAGTGGAGAATATCTTGGCAAAGGAGCATTCATGGTTTATGGAAAGAGGAACTGGATGCATGGCTTACCCGTAAAGCTCGCTGTTGGAATAGTGCAATACGAGGAAGAGAAACTACCTATGTGCGGGCCGGTGGAAGCGGTAAAAGCCCATACTGACAAATACATTATTATTCGTCCAGGAAGAATGAAAAAAAGCGAATTTGCAAAAAAGTTAGCGAAAATTCTAGAGAGATGTGGATACAAAGTTGATCTTGATGAGCTTATGCAAATTCTTCCTCCTGGCAATAGCGAAATTGTGGAGGTGATTGAATGA